A part of Streptococcus porcinus genomic DNA contains:
- a CDS encoding DUF3272 family protein yields MTIRQFIIMAIICAFETYFFNEAIFSGNLLFAGFWGFLLIRDLRKAHAITKFAKSLLEATRSTKKKD; encoded by the coding sequence ATGACAATTAGACAATTTATAATTATGGCCATTATTTGCGCCTTTGAAACTTATTTTTTTAATGAAGCAATTTTTTCAGGTAATTTATTATTTGCTGGCTTTTGGGGCTTTTTGTTGATAAGAGATTTAAGAAAAGCTCATGCCATTACTAAATTTGCTAAGAGTTTGTTAGAAGCAACGCGATCTACCAAGAAGAAAGACTAA
- the birA gene encoding bifunctional biotin--[acetyl-CoA-carboxylase] ligase/biotin operon repressor BirA encodes MKTSEKIYTLLNESNQFVSGEVLADKINLSRTSIWKAIKSLENQGLVIEKSKVKGYKLVRGDLLLPDYISQALDFPVTLTANSISTQKDAKDSITANEQTPHLFLATSQEKAKGRMNRDFFTSNTGGIYMSLHLRPNVTYAQLNPYTLMVASSIVKAISRLTGIETQIKWVNDIYLDQKKIAGIITEAITSVETGLITDVIIGVGLNFDIPIFPDEIRSKAGSLFQGNAPISRNQLIIEIWNLFFNIPVKDHLKVYKEKSLVLDREVSFLEKDQLVTARAIDITDQGHLIVQLADGQQQILRSGEISLSSW; translated from the coding sequence ATGAAAACATCTGAAAAAATATATACTCTTTTAAATGAATCTAATCAATTTGTTAGTGGTGAAGTGTTGGCAGATAAAATTAATTTATCTAGAACTTCTATCTGGAAAGCTATTAAATCTTTAGAAAATCAAGGATTAGTCATTGAGAAATCGAAAGTTAAAGGCTATAAGCTCGTAAGAGGCGACTTGCTGTTACCTGATTATATTAGTCAAGCCTTAGACTTTCCAGTGACCTTAACTGCAAATAGTATATCAACCCAGAAAGATGCTAAAGATAGTATTACAGCTAACGAGCAGACTCCCCATTTATTCCTAGCAACCAGTCAGGAAAAAGCTAAAGGTCGAATGAATCGTGACTTTTTTACATCTAATACAGGTGGTATCTACATGTCTCTTCATTTAAGACCAAATGTTACTTACGCTCAACTTAACCCTTATACACTAATGGTAGCTTCAAGTATCGTTAAAGCCATTTCTCGTTTAACAGGCATTGAAACCCAGATTAAATGGGTTAATGATATCTACTTGGATCAAAAAAAAATAGCCGGTATCATTACCGAAGCTATTACTTCTGTTGAAACAGGCTTAATTACAGATGTTATTATTGGTGTAGGATTAAATTTCGATATCCCAATTTTTCCTGATGAAATCCGCTCTAAGGCTGGATCCCTTTTTCAGGGAAATGCCCCCATCAGTCGTAATCAACTAATCATTGAAATATGGAATCTATTTTTTAATATTCCTGTTAAAGACCATTTAAAGGTTTACAAAGAAAAATCATTAGTACTAGACAGAGAGGTTTCTTTTTTAGAAAAGGACCAATTAGTAACTGCACGCGCTATTGACATTACAGATCAGGGTCATCTCATAGTACAACTAGCTGATGGCCAACAGCAAATCTTAAGAAGTGGCGAAATTAGTCTTTCTTCTTGGTAG
- a CDS encoding pneumococcal-type histidine triad protein, translated as MKKRTYLLIVGLTLSCGAAIAINLSQSKELSKTVPGSQKISTEVQKKEKVAASKKRKGTAGVDYPTSDGFKLEAHSKILSRTDSGIVVEHGNHSHFIFYKDLQGTAFAYLIPEGASLSKPSELTMKSSDFGAGHHYVFDPKDIVAEDANGYTVRHDDHFHYILKSSLGLTSATPTNLAHSQIFHRSRHYVPQNRGISGLDYATSDGFKFDGTGIVGTTKESILVNHNGHLHPISFEDLRKSGWETVAEEFEHKANKKDHNTVEKKEDDFQLKLDYLAKALNLPSTVIERIETEDGRIGLKYPHHDHSHVLMLEDIELGQPIPDPHELEHERELEKHKVGMQTLKKMGFDDDVILDIVRTHQAETAFPSNETNPELMKKWLATVNKLDLGSRQNPLKRFGLALLPNLETLGIGFTPIDDMKPVLQFKKLKRLLMTATGVKNYDFLQYMPQLEAIDISQNQVSDLSFLKPYKNLNLIAAADNNIKSLEPLAELPNLKFLVLSNNDIQDLKPLQGLDKLQEIHIENNKISDLSPLAGKKEVKVLNLSENSNVDLSTLNLPNLETLTVNNSGLKHLTFLGKNLSLSELTAEKNQIDNLEGIELAKKLHFLDLQGNKISSLKIPGKQKSLKFINVSDNKLQNLEGINDYKALETLRAASNEINTLKISEPNQQVKSLDVSHNQIPKEELTLNEKEIPVGVAQHFKAVTEGSIEGNKPVHETSKLLEKSTDSKEDSKEATE; from the coding sequence ATGAAAAAACGTACATATTTACTTATAGTAGGACTGACATTATCATGTGGTGCTGCTATCGCTATTAATTTATCGCAGTCTAAAGAATTATCGAAGACTGTGCCTGGAAGTCAAAAAATCAGCACTGAGGTTCAAAAAAAAGAAAAGGTAGCTGCTTCTAAAAAAAGAAAGGGGACAGCAGGTGTTGATTATCCGACAAGTGATGGTTTTAAATTAGAGGCTCACTCAAAGATTTTATCTCGGACTGATTCAGGGATTGTAGTAGAACATGGCAATCATTCCCATTTCATTTTCTATAAAGATTTACAGGGGACTGCTTTTGCCTATTTGATACCTGAGGGTGCAAGTCTAAGTAAGCCATCCGAACTGACGATGAAATCTTCTGATTTTGGTGCAGGTCACCATTATGTCTTTGATCCCAAAGATATTGTTGCAGAAGATGCTAATGGTTATACCGTAAGGCATGATGATCATTTTCATTATATTTTAAAATCAAGTCTAGGGCTTACTTCAGCTACCCCCACTAACCTGGCTCACTCTCAGATCTTCCATCGTAGTAGACACTATGTGCCTCAAAATAGAGGAATTTCTGGTTTAGACTATGCAACTTCGGATGGCTTTAAATTTGATGGAACTGGTATTGTCGGGACTACAAAGGAGAGTATTCTAGTTAATCATAACGGTCATTTGCATCCGATTTCTTTTGAGGATTTACGTAAATCAGGGTGGGAAACTGTTGCAGAAGAATTTGAACATAAAGCTAATAAAAAAGACCACAATACTGTTGAGAAAAAAGAAGATGATTTTCAACTTAAGCTAGACTACCTGGCAAAAGCTTTGAATCTACCCTCAACTGTCATTGAACGCATTGAAACAGAAGATGGTCGGATTGGCCTTAAGTATCCACATCATGATCATAGTCATGTCTTGATGTTAGAGGATATTGAGCTAGGTCAACCTATCCCTGATCCCCATGAACTTGAGCATGAGAGGGAATTAGAAAAGCACAAAGTAGGCATGCAGACCTTGAAAAAGATGGGCTTTGATGATGATGTAATTCTTGACATTGTTAGAACTCATCAAGCAGAAACTGCATTTCCATCTAATGAAACCAATCCGGAGCTAATGAAAAAATGGTTAGCTACAGTTAACAAATTAGATCTTGGTAGTCGTCAGAATCCGTTAAAACGTTTTGGTTTGGCCCTTCTTCCAAATTTAGAAACCTTAGGTATTGGCTTTACACCAATTGATGATATGAAGCCAGTTCTTCAATTTAAAAAATTGAAACGTTTATTAATGACAGCAACAGGGGTTAAGAATTATGATTTCTTACAGTATATGCCACAGCTTGAAGCTATTGATATCTCACAAAACCAGGTAAGTGATTTAAGCTTTTTGAAGCCCTATAAAAATTTGAATCTAATTGCAGCGGCAGATAATAATATCAAATCATTGGAACCTTTAGCAGAACTTCCGAATTTAAAGTTTTTAGTCTTGAGTAATAACGATATTCAAGATTTGAAGCCGTTACAAGGTTTGGATAAGTTGCAAGAAATTCATATTGAGAATAATAAAATTAGTGACTTGAGTCCATTAGCTGGAAAGAAAGAGGTAAAAGTTTTAAATCTTTCAGAAAATAGTAATGTTGATTTATCAACTTTAAACCTTCCAAATTTGGAGACTCTGACAGTTAACAATAGTGGCTTGAAACATTTAACATTCTTGGGAAAAAATTTGTCACTTTCAGAATTAACTGCAGAAAAAAACCAAATCGACAATTTAGAAGGGATCGAATTGGCTAAAAAACTTCATTTTCTTGATCTTCAAGGGAATAAGATTAGCAGCCTGAAAATTCCTGGGAAACAGAAATCTCTAAAATTTATAAATGTTTCTGACAATAAGTTACAAAACTTAGAGGGAATAAATGACTATAAAGCACTGGAAACCTTACGTGCAGCTTCTAATGAGATTAACACCTTAAAGATATCAGAACCAAATCAACAAGTTAAAAGTCTAGACGTCAGCCATAATCAGATACCCAAAGAAGAGTTGACTTTAAATGAGAAAGAAATTCCAGTCGGAGTAGCCCAACATTTTAAAGCTGTTACAGAAGGCTCCATTGAAGGGAATAAACCTGTTCACGAAACCTCTAAATTATTAGAAAAGAGTACTGATAGTAAAGAGGATAGTAAAGAAGCGACTGAGTAA
- the metK gene encoding methionine adenosyltransferase: MSERKLFTSESVSEGHPDKIADQISDAILDAILTEDPEAHVAAETVVYTGSVHVFGEISTSAYVDINRVVRDTIAEIGYTEAEYGFSANSVGVHPSLVEQSADIAQGVNEALEIREGAADELNAIGAGDQGLMFGFAIDETPELMPLPIALSHKLVKKLADLRKAGTISYLRPDAKSQVTVEYDESDQPVRVDTVVISTQHDPDISNEQIRQDVINHVIKTVIPANLLDSQTRYFINPTGRFVIGGPQGDSGLTGRKIIVDTYGGYSRHGGGAFSGKDATKVDRSASYAARYIAKNIVAAGLARKAEVQLAYAIGVAQPVSVRIDTFNTATISESRIEAAVRQLFDLRPAGIIQMLDLKRPIYKQTAAYGHMGRTDIELPWEKTDKVDALKELLS; the protein is encoded by the coding sequence ATGTCAGAACGTAAACTTTTCACGTCTGAGTCAGTTTCGGAGGGACATCCAGATAAGATTGCAGATCAAATTTCGGATGCAATTTTAGATGCTATCCTTACTGAAGACCCAGAAGCCCATGTAGCTGCTGAGACAGTTGTATATACTGGATCTGTTCATGTTTTTGGGGAAATTTCGACATCAGCCTATGTTGATATTAATCGTGTGGTACGTGATACTATCGCAGAAATTGGTTACACTGAGGCAGAATATGGTTTTTCTGCAAATTCTGTAGGTGTACACCCATCTTTAGTTGAGCAATCAGCCGATATTGCGCAAGGTGTTAATGAAGCTCTCGAAATCCGTGAAGGTGCTGCTGATGAATTGAATGCTATAGGTGCTGGTGATCAGGGGCTAATGTTTGGCTTTGCGATTGATGAAACACCGGAATTAATGCCTCTACCTATAGCTTTGTCACATAAGTTGGTTAAAAAGTTAGCTGATTTACGAAAAGCTGGTACTATTTCCTATTTGAGGCCAGATGCTAAATCTCAAGTAACAGTTGAGTATGATGAGTCAGATCAACCAGTCAGAGTCGATACTGTTGTTATCTCTACTCAACATGATCCTGATATTAGCAATGAACAAATTCGCCAAGATGTAATTAATCACGTTATTAAAACGGTCATACCTGCTAATTTACTGGATAGCCAGACACGCTATTTTATCAATCCTACAGGACGGTTCGTTATCGGAGGACCTCAAGGAGATTCTGGCCTAACAGGTCGTAAAATCATCGTTGATACCTACGGAGGCTATTCTCGTCATGGTGGAGGTGCCTTTTCTGGTAAAGATGCTACTAAGGTGGATCGCTCAGCTTCTTATGCAGCTCGCTATATTGCTAAAAATATTGTTGCAGCTGGACTTGCTAGAAAAGCTGAAGTACAATTGGCGTATGCAATTGGGGTTGCCCAGCCGGTTTCTGTTAGAATTGATACCTTTAATACGGCAACTATATCAGAGAGTCGGATTGAAGCAGCAGTGAGACAATTATTTGATTTACGTCCTGCCGGAATTATCCAGATGCTTGATTTGAAACGCCCTATTTACAAGCAAACGGCTGCTTATGGACATATGGGAAGAACAGATATTGAGCTTCCTTGGGAAAAAACAGATAAAGTTGATGCTTTGAAGGAACTATTAAGTTAA
- a CDS encoding UDP-N-acetylglucosamine 1-carboxyvinyltransferase translates to MRKIIINGGKPLSGQVAVSGAKNSVVALIPAIILADDKVTLDGVPNISDVDSLVDIMEIMGAQCLYQDETLTIDPSQVKSVAMPYGKINSLRASYYFYGSLLGRFGKATVGLPGGCDLGPRPIDLHLKAFEAMGAEVSFEGEYMHLEARGGRLHGAHIYMDTVSVGATINTMLAATRAVGKTVIENAAREPEIIDIATLLNNMGAHIRGAGTDIITIEGVEALHGTSHQVIPDRIEAGTYIAMAAAIGEGIKITNVLYEHLESFIAKLEEMGVRMTVEEDAIFVEKQENLKAVNIKTSPYPGFATDLQQPMTPLLLSANGRGTIIDTIYEKRVNHVPEMARMGANISILGGQIVFQGPNQLTGAQVKATDLRAGAALVTAGLMAEGRTEIHNIEFILRGYAKIIEKLKALGADIELIEE, encoded by the coding sequence ATGCGAAAAATTATTATTAATGGTGGTAAGCCTTTATCGGGACAAGTGGCTGTCTCTGGTGCAAAAAATAGTGTGGTAGCTTTAATTCCTGCTATTATTTTAGCTGATGATAAGGTGACTTTAGACGGTGTTCCTAATATCAGTGATGTTGATAGTTTGGTTGATATTATGGAAATTATGGGGGCTCAATGTCTTTATCAAGATGAAACACTTACGATTGATCCTAGTCAGGTCAAAAGCGTTGCTATGCCCTATGGTAAAATCAATAGTTTAAGAGCATCTTATTATTTTTATGGTAGTCTCTTGGGACGTTTTGGGAAAGCTACTGTTGGGTTGCCAGGAGGTTGCGATTTAGGTCCAAGGCCGATTGATTTGCATTTAAAAGCTTTTGAAGCGATGGGGGCGGAAGTTTCCTTTGAAGGTGAGTATATGCATTTAGAGGCCAGAGGTGGACGCCTCCATGGTGCTCATATTTACATGGATACCGTTAGTGTGGGGGCAACAATTAATACAATGTTAGCCGCTACTCGAGCAGTTGGAAAAACAGTGATTGAGAATGCTGCTAGGGAGCCTGAAATTATTGATATTGCAACTTTGTTGAATAACATGGGAGCACACATTCGAGGCGCGGGTACAGACATTATTACGATTGAAGGTGTAGAAGCACTTCATGGGACGAGCCATCAAGTTATTCCGGATAGAATTGAAGCAGGTACTTATATTGCTATGGCAGCAGCCATTGGTGAAGGTATTAAAATCACAAATGTTTTATATGAACATTTAGAAAGTTTTATTGCTAAGTTGGAAGAAATGGGTGTTCGGATGACGGTTGAAGAAGATGCTATCTTTGTTGAGAAACAAGAGAATCTTAAGGCAGTGAATATTAAAACATCTCCTTACCCTGGCTTTGCTACTGATTTACAACAACCCATGACACCTCTACTCTTGTCTGCGAACGGTCGAGGCACTATTATTGATACTATCTATGAAAAACGTGTCAATCATGTTCCTGAAATGGCTCGTATGGGTGCTAATATTTCAATATTGGGTGGTCAAATTGTGTTTCAAGGGCCAAATCAATTGACTGGAGCTCAAGTTAAAGCAACTGATTTAAGAGCTGGAGCTGCTTTAGTAACAGCAGGTTTGATGGCTGAAGGGCGTACAGAAATTCATAATATTGAATTTATCCTTCGTGGATATGCTAAAATTATTGAAAAATTAAAAGCACTTGGTGCTGATATTGAATTAATTGAAGAATAG
- a CDS encoding MFS transporter, with protein MEKTIEYREEVVSYNRAKVWELVLFALNNASTNIYLFTFMFVTYFSTGILGLAAIFVSQIMGYIRIFDGFIDPAIGIIIDKTETKFGKYRPILILGNVITALSLILLLALSNVDQNIRFPLFVIVLIIHKIGYSMQQTITKAGQTALTNDPKQRPIFNIVDAVMTTSLMTGGQFVVSSFLVPKFGNFTPQFFNALIYGTIIISAVLATLAVIGIWSKDRKEFFGLGENTQKTQLKDYWKVIKGNKPLQVLSIAAALVKFTVQFFGDSVVMVMLYGILFGNYALSGHFSLLFVIPGVLLNIVISNIARKKGLRFSYIKSLQLALISLLAFGVVLYFGKQGSLSLTNINLYTVCFIITYMCARYISQAPAGLVLTMGADISDYETSESGRYVSGMIGTIFSLTDSIASSFAPMVVGAILATIGFSKAYPTMETPLTPELKMATIILLVGIPFISLLVALVLMKFYKLDKEEMVRIQEKIQIMKSASSDERVKAIAKNVPLTDMDYVDVTQYPIDKD; from the coding sequence ATGGAGAAAACAATTGAATACAGGGAAGAAGTGGTAAGTTATAATCGAGCGAAGGTTTGGGAATTAGTTCTTTTTGCTCTTAATAATGCATCCACAAATATCTATCTGTTTACATTTATGTTTGTGACTTACTTTTCAACGGGTATTTTAGGTCTAGCAGCTATTTTTGTTAGTCAAATTATGGGTTACATTCGTATTTTTGATGGATTTATCGACCCCGCTATCGGTATTATCATTGATAAGACAGAAACAAAATTTGGTAAGTACCGTCCTATTTTAATTTTGGGGAATGTCATTACTGCCTTATCTTTGATTTTACTGTTAGCGCTAAGCAATGTTGATCAAAACATTCGCTTCCCATTGTTTGTCATTGTTTTAATTATTCATAAAATTGGTTATTCTATGCAACAAACCATTACTAAAGCAGGACAAACAGCCCTCACTAACGACCCAAAGCAACGTCCAATTTTTAATATTGTAGATGCAGTTATGACAACCTCGCTGATGACGGGTGGACAGTTTGTTGTTTCTTCATTCTTAGTACCAAAATTTGGTAATTTCACTCCTCAATTCTTCAATGCTCTTATTTATGGCACTATTATTATTTCAGCAGTATTGGCTACCCTTGCAGTTATTGGTATTTGGTCAAAAGACCGGAAAGAATTTTTTGGACTTGGAGAAAACACCCAGAAGACACAGTTAAAAGATTACTGGAAAGTAATTAAAGGTAATAAACCGTTACAAGTTCTCTCTATAGCTGCCGCTTTGGTCAAATTCACTGTTCAATTCTTTGGTGATTCTGTTGTCATGGTAATGCTCTACGGTATCCTCTTTGGTAATTATGCCTTATCAGGACATTTTTCATTGCTCTTTGTTATTCCAGGAGTGCTACTCAATATTGTGATTTCAAACATTGCTCGTAAAAAAGGTTTACGGTTCTCTTATATTAAATCATTGCAATTAGCTTTAATCTCCCTTCTTGCATTTGGTGTAGTACTTTACTTTGGTAAGCAAGGATCTTTAAGTTTAACAAATATTAATCTTTATACAGTTTGTTTCATTATCACTTATATGTGTGCTCGTTATATTAGTCAAGCACCAGCAGGACTTGTTTTAACTATGGGTGCTGATATCTCTGACTATGAAACTTCTGAATCAGGACGCTATGTTTCTGGTATGATAGGAACAATTTTCTCGCTAACAGATTCTATCGCATCATCTTTTGCACCAATGGTGGTCGGTGCGATTTTAGCTACAATTGGTTTCTCTAAGGCTTATCCAACAATGGAAACACCTTTGACACCCGAGTTGAAAATGGCTACAATTATCTTATTAGTAGGTATTCCATTTATCTCTTTATTAGTAGCTTTAGTATTGATGAAATTCTATAAACTAGATAAAGAAGAAATGGTTCGTATTCAAGAAAAAATTCAAATCATGAAATCAGCTTCAAGTGATGAACGTGTTAAAGCAATTGCTAAGAACGTTCCGTTAACTGATATGGATTATGTCGATGTGACTCAATATCCTATTGATAAAGATTAG
- a CDS encoding sugar kinase, giving the protein MAKVLSLGEILLRLSPPQYQTLTQANQLDCQFGGSELNVLATLAQLGHDVSLISVIPDNDLGRMTEQFLFSKQIGQEFIIKKGDRLGLYFYQKGFSIRSSRVTYDRKYSAFWESRLTDFDFEAVFNDVDWFHVSGITPALTEELYSITEFLMKKAQSLGVKVSFDLNFRASLWDSFQQARQKLSSLIRFANVCVGIEPIVLEGESKDLKDELGLARPYCDEKLLLHIVKEIANKYQLESIAFTQRESTHTNEYQLKAFLFQNGTLYKTEKTGIQVLDRVGTGDAFTAGLIHGLLSEGQPQLALETAMACFKFKHTIEGDINVVTNHDIEQLLYSDSHEIKR; this is encoded by the coding sequence ATGGCAAAAGTACTTTCTTTGGGTGAGATTCTGCTGAGATTAAGTCCACCACAATATCAAACCTTAACCCAAGCTAACCAGTTAGATTGTCAGTTTGGAGGTTCGGAGTTAAATGTATTAGCAACGCTGGCGCAATTAGGTCATGATGTTTCTTTAATTTCAGTTATTCCTGATAACGACTTGGGACGTATGACAGAACAGTTCTTGTTTTCAAAACAAATTGGGCAGGAATTTATTATAAAAAAAGGTGACCGGCTTGGTTTATATTTCTACCAAAAAGGTTTTTCAATCAGATCAAGTAGGGTAACTTATGATCGTAAATATTCCGCTTTTTGGGAAAGTCGTTTGACAGATTTTGATTTTGAAGCAGTTTTTAACGACGTAGATTGGTTTCATGTGTCGGGGATTACGCCTGCTCTAACAGAGGAATTATATTCTATTACTGAATTTTTGATGAAAAAAGCACAATCGCTAGGGGTAAAAGTATCATTTGATTTAAATTTTAGAGCTAGTTTATGGGACTCTTTTCAACAAGCTCGTCAAAAGCTATCATCACTTATACGCTTCGCTAATGTTTGTGTCGGTATTGAACCAATTGTTCTAGAGGGTGAAAGTAAAGACTTGAAAGATGAACTAGGCTTGGCAAGGCCATATTGTGATGAAAAGCTCTTACTTCATATAGTGAAAGAAATTGCAAATAAATACCAGTTAGAATCGATAGCTTTTACCCAGAGAGAAAGCACTCATACTAATGAGTACCAATTGAAAGCATTTCTCTTTCAAAATGGAACATTATATAAAACTGAGAAAACAGGTATTCAAGTGTTAGATCGTGTTGGAACTGGAGATGCTTTTACTGCGGGCTTAATCCATGGTTTATTAAGCGAAGGACAACCACAATTAGCCCTTGAAACGGCTATGGCTTGTTTTAAATTTAAACACACAATTGAAGGTGATATTAATGTTGTTACTAACCATGATATTGAACAATTATTATATTCAGACTCACATGAAATAAAAAGATAA
- the uidA gene encoding beta-glucuronidase: MLYPLLTKTRSIYDLNGVWNFTLGTHDPKTLLSSEELMVVPSSFNDVIVDTEKRNYIGDFWYERLVDLPSVSDAEELVIRFGSVTHHAKVYVNGAFLGEHRGGFTPFEVVIPDDYYQEGQIKLSVCVNNCLDYTTLPVGNYSEEVIEDGSIKKVVKENFDFFNYAGIHRPVKLVVRPKNHISDIVINSVLSDDLKSADIEVTISTSKPIDSYKISILDEDKNILTESLTGQIHLEQIHLWEVLDAYLYTARIETFCEGILSDVFEETFGLRKIEVKDAQFLINNKPVYFKGFGKHEDTFINGRGLNEAANLMDLNLLKEIGANSFRTSHYPYSEEMMRLADRMGILVINEVPAVGLFHNFMASLDLDDKDNGTWNVMKTKGAHEQAIRELVKRDKNHPSVVMWVVANEPASHEEGARDYFKPLVQLYRELDPEKRPVTLVNIMMATPDKDQVMDLVDVVCLNRYYAWYVDHGDLKKGEAGLRKELLAWQEKFPEKPIIMTEYGADTLPGLHSSWAIPYTEEFQSAFYEMSHSVFDSIPNLVGEQVWNFADFETNLMILRVQGNHKGLFSRNRQPKQVVRDFKERWKAIPNYHYKKK, translated from the coding sequence ATGTTATATCCACTGTTGACAAAGACAAGAAGTATTTATGATTTAAATGGAGTATGGAATTTTACTTTGGGGACCCATGATCCAAAGACACTATTAAGTTCAGAGGAACTGATGGTTGTCCCTAGTTCCTTTAATGATGTAATTGTTGATACAGAAAAACGAAACTATATTGGTGATTTTTGGTATGAGCGATTGGTAGATCTGCCATCTGTATCAGATGCGGAAGAATTAGTGATTCGGTTTGGTTCAGTTACACATCATGCTAAAGTTTATGTTAATGGAGCTTTTTTAGGAGAACATAGAGGTGGCTTTACTCCATTTGAAGTTGTTATTCCAGATGATTATTATCAAGAAGGTCAGATTAAGCTTTCAGTTTGTGTTAATAATTGTTTAGACTACACAACACTACCTGTTGGTAACTATTCAGAAGAAGTTATTGAAGATGGCTCAATTAAAAAAGTAGTTAAGGAAAATTTTGACTTTTTTAACTATGCAGGTATTCATAGACCGGTGAAATTGGTTGTTAGACCTAAAAATCATATTTCTGATATTGTCATTAACTCAGTTCTTTCAGATGATTTAAAATCTGCAGATATAGAAGTTACTATTAGTACTAGTAAGCCCATTGATTCCTATAAAATTAGCATTTTAGATGAAGATAAAAATATTCTTACGGAATCCTTAACAGGTCAGATTCATTTGGAACAGATTCACTTGTGGGAAGTTCTAGATGCCTATCTTTATACAGCACGTATCGAAACGTTTTGTGAAGGTATTCTATCTGACGTTTTTGAAGAAACTTTTGGTTTACGTAAGATTGAAGTAAAAGATGCACAATTTTTAATTAACAATAAGCCTGTCTATTTTAAAGGGTTTGGAAAGCATGAAGATACTTTTATTAATGGGCGTGGCCTTAATGAAGCAGCTAATTTAATGGATTTAAATCTCTTAAAAGAAATTGGAGCTAATTCTTTTAGAACTTCGCACTATCCTTACTCTGAGGAAATGATGAGATTGGCGGATAGAATGGGGATTTTAGTTATTAATGAAGTGCCTGCCGTGGGCTTATTTCATAACTTTATGGCTTCGCTTGATTTGGATGATAAAGATAATGGAACTTGGAATGTTATGAAGACTAAAGGAGCGCATGAACAAGCTATTCGAGAGCTGGTTAAGCGTGACAAAAATCATCCTTCGGTAGTGATGTGGGTTGTGGCAAATGAACCTGCCAGCCATGAAGAAGGTGCTCGCGATTACTTCAAACCTTTAGTTCAGTTATATAGAGAATTAGACCCAGAAAAAAGACCGGTAACGTTAGTTAACATTATGATGGCTACTCCGGATAAAGACCAGGTCATGGATCTGGTAGATGTTGTCTGCTTAAATCGCTATTACGCATGGTATGTTGACCATGGAGATTTGAAAAAAGGGGAAGCAGGGCTACGTAAGGAATTGCTAGCTTGGCAAGAAAAATTCCCTGAAAAACCAATTATCATGACAGAGTACGGAGCAGATACACTGCCAGGATTACATTCCTCTTGGGCTATTCCTTATACGGAAGAGTTTCAATCTGCTTTTTATGAGATGTCTCATAGTGTCTTTGATAGCATACCAAACTTAGTTGGTGAGCAAGTGTGGAATTTTGCTGATTTTGAAACTAATTTGATGATCTTACGTGTTCAAGGGAATCATAAAGGGCTGTTTTCAAGAAATCGTCAGCCTAAACAAGTCGTCAGAGATTTTAAAGAACGCTGGAAAGCTATTCCTAATTACCATTACAAAAAGAAATAG